A genome region from Yoonia vestfoldensis includes the following:
- a CDS encoding 3-oxoacyl-ACP reductase, with protein MTRNISDLTVLITGAGRGLGAAIARSFAQQGAQVAINYRHSRDSAAALVAELGPRTAAFHADVTDPAQVSAMVAAITDRFGAPDVLVHNALADFSFNGDARKRLDQMHWADIAQQAQTAVGGALHCLHALQPHFAAQGFGRVILIGTNLMQNPVVPYHDYTAAKGALLALTRTAAKELGPLGVTVNMVSGGLLRSTDASAATPEAVFDIIAAQTPLGQVTTPAAMADAVLFFASPWARAVTGQNLIVDGGLVFN; from the coding sequence ATGACCCGTAATATTTCCGACCTGACTGTCCTGATCACCGGCGCCGGGCGCGGCCTTGGCGCTGCCATCGCGCGCAGTTTCGCGCAGCAAGGCGCGCAGGTCGCGATCAACTATCGCCACAGCCGCGACAGCGCCGCGGCGTTGGTGGCAGAACTTGGCCCGCGCACAGCGGCGTTTCACGCCGATGTCACCGATCCCGCGCAGGTCAGCGCGATGGTCGCGGCCATCACCGACCGCTTTGGCGCGCCTGATGTGCTGGTGCATAATGCGCTGGCCGATTTCAGTTTCAACGGCGATGCGCGCAAGAGGCTGGACCAGATGCATTGGGCCGATATCGCCCAGCAGGCGCAAACGGCAGTGGGCGGGGCGCTGCATTGCCTGCACGCCTTGCAGCCGCATTTCGCAGCGCAAGGGTTCGGGCGGGTCATCCTGATCGGCACCAATCTGATGCAGAACCCTGTCGTGCCCTATCACGACTATACGGCCGCCAAAGGCGCTTTGCTCGCATTGACCCGCACGGCGGCCAAGGAGCTTGGCCCGCTGGGCGTGACGGTCAACATGGTCTCGGGTGGCCTTTTGCGCAGCACCGATGCCAGCGCCGCCACGCCCGAGGCGGTGTTTGACATCATCGCAGCCCAGACCCCGCTGGGGCAGGTCACAACGCCTGCCGCCATGGCCGATGCGGTGCTGTTCTTTGCCAGCCCTTGGGCGCGGGCGGTGACGGGGCAGAACCTGATCGTGGATGGCGGGTTGGTTTTTAACTGA
- a CDS encoding SLC13 family permease, whose protein sequence is MDTPQLLITAILVATMALFLWGRFRHDVVALASLMACVMAGLVPAEAAFAGFGHPAVITVACVLILSQGLQTTGAVDWLARAILPRAAGRLGSLAALMGLGALLSGFMNNVGAMALLMPVAVQLSGRLEMTPGQVLMPLAFATILGGMTTLIGTPPNLIVSGFRAEAGLGQFAMFDFAPVGVAVALCGVAFIIVIGWRLVPRRKSVADGDFATGAYMTEVRIPEDSKAVGLTLRAFEREIADSDAQVIGMARNEVRITAPHGARRIRADDVLVMEADVEALAETLSVFGITLEEQKPSSSDAETSAKTPDDSSKAKRDADLVLRELAVLPASNIVGRSARDLRLRTRYGLNLLAVARAGHPPRARLRTLKLKSGDLLMMQGPAEALSDFANETGCVPLGARELRIPDKRMALIAAAIMLASVAVVSFGLLPAAAAFTMGVVATMVFRTVPPRNIYTAIDWPVIVLLGALIPVAGALQSSGAADLLAQFLVGTVAQGNAVVALAVVLITTMFLSDVMNNAATAAVLCPIAIGIATSLGVNPDSFLMAVAIGASCAFLTPIGHQNNTLILGPGGFGFGDYWRLGLPLEVVVVMVSLPLLMVVWPL, encoded by the coding sequence ATGGATACACCTCAATTATTGATCACCGCGATATTGGTGGCGACGATGGCGCTGTTTCTCTGGGGACGGTTCCGGCATGATGTGGTGGCGCTGGCATCGCTGATGGCCTGCGTCATGGCCGGGTTGGTCCCGGCCGAAGCGGCCTTTGCCGGTTTCGGGCATCCGGCGGTGATCACCGTGGCCTGCGTCTTGATCCTCAGCCAGGGGCTGCAAACCACCGGTGCTGTCGATTGGCTGGCGCGCGCGATCCTGCCGCGCGCGGCGGGGCGCTTGGGCAGCCTTGCGGCGCTGATGGGGCTGGGAGCCTTGCTGTCGGGGTTTATGAACAACGTCGGGGCCATGGCGCTGCTGATGCCGGTGGCGGTGCAGCTGTCGGGCAGGCTGGAGATGACACCGGGGCAGGTGCTGATGCCGCTGGCTTTCGCCACGATCCTGGGCGGGATGACCACGCTGATCGGCACGCCGCCCAACCTGATCGTATCGGGCTTTCGCGCCGAGGCGGGCCTTGGCCAATTCGCCATGTTCGACTTTGCCCCCGTCGGTGTGGCTGTCGCGCTTTGCGGTGTCGCCTTCATCATCGTGATCGGTTGGCGGCTGGTGCCGCGGCGCAAATCGGTCGCTGACGGTGATTTCGCTACCGGCGCCTATATGACCGAGGTCCGCATCCCCGAGGACAGCAAGGCGGTCGGCCTGACCCTGCGCGCCTTCGAGCGCGAGATTGCCGATAGCGATGCACAGGTCATCGGCATGGCGCGCAACGAGGTGCGGATCACCGCGCCGCATGGCGCAAGGCGGATCCGCGCCGATGACGTTCTGGTCATGGAAGCCGATGTCGAGGCGCTGGCGGAAACCCTGTCGGTTTTCGGCATCACGCTGGAAGAACAAAAGCCGTCATCCTCTGACGCCGAGACATCGGCCAAGACGCCCGATGATAGCAGCAAGGCCAAGCGCGACGCCGATCTTGTGCTGCGCGAATTGGCGGTGCTGCCGGCCTCCAATATCGTTGGCCGGTCCGCGCGCGATTTGCGGCTGCGCACGCGCTATGGGTTGAACCTGCTGGCGGTGGCGCGTGCAGGCCATCCGCCGCGCGCCCGGCTGCGCACGCTCAAGCTGAAATCCGGCGATCTGCTGATGATGCAAGGCCCCGCCGAGGCGTTGTCGGATTTTGCCAATGAGACCGGATGCGTGCCATTGGGCGCGCGCGAATTGCGTATCCCCGACAAACGCATGGCGCTGATTGCGGCTGCGATCATGCTGGCCTCGGTGGCGGTGGTCAGTTTCGGGCTGTTGCCAGCGGCGGCGGCCTTTACGATGGGCGTCGTGGCGACGATGGTGTTTCGCACGGTGCCGCCGCGCAACATCTATACCGCGATCGATTGGCCGGTGATCGTGCTTTTGGGGGCGCTGATCCCGGTGGCGGGCGCGCTGCAATCAAGTGGTGCGGCCGATCTTCTGGCGCAGTTTCTGGTCGGCACGGTGGCACAGGGCAATGCCGTCGTGGCGCTGGCGGTCGTGCTGATCACCACGATGTTCCTGTCGGATGTGATGAATAACGCCGCCACAGCGGCGGTGCTCTGCCCTATCGCTATCGGGATCGCGACGAGCTTGGGGGTCAACCCCGACAGTTTCCTGATGGCGGTGGCCATTGGCGCATCCTGCGCGTTCCTGACGCCCATCGGGCACCAGAACAACACGCTGATCCTTGGGCCGGGAGGGTTCGGTTTTGGCGATTACTGGCGTCTGGGCCTGCCGCTCGAAGTGGTGGTGGTCATGGTCAGTCTGCCGTTGTTGATGGTGGTTTGGCCGCTTTAA
- the thiD gene encoding bifunctional hydroxymethylpyrimidine kinase/phosphomethylpyrimidine kinase: protein MIPNILSIAGSDPSGGAGIQADIKAISANGGYAMAAITALTAQNTQAVTAVQMIAPDMVAAQIAAIRADIRIDAVKIGMLGDAAIIRAVSDALQGVDAPIVLDPVMVAKSGDRLLQAEAVTALRAMLPLAAVITPNLPEAADLLDQPEASTRDQMPAQALALLALGPRAVLLKGGHLAGDDCPDLLADAGGMTWLAGMRHGTRNTHGTGCTLSSALATFLGRGLPLAQAAEQAKAFVARAIAGADALSVGLGHGPTHHFHAYFKG, encoded by the coding sequence ATGATCCCCAATATCCTGTCCATCGCGGGGTCCGACCCTTCGGGCGGTGCTGGTATTCAGGCCGATATCAAGGCGATTTCGGCCAATGGCGGTTATGCCATGGCCGCGATCACCGCGCTGACGGCGCAGAATACCCAAGCCGTGACAGCCGTGCAGATGATTGCGCCTGACATGGTGGCAGCGCAGATTGCCGCGATCCGTGCCGATATCCGTATTGATGCCGTCAAGATCGGGATGCTGGGCGATGCCGCGATCATCCGCGCGGTGTCAGATGCCTTGCAGGGGGTGGATGCGCCCATCGTGCTGGACCCGGTGATGGTCGCCAAAAGCGGGGACCGATTGCTACAGGCCGAGGCTGTCACGGCCCTGCGCGCCATGCTGCCGCTGGCCGCTGTCATCACCCCCAACCTGCCCGAAGCCGCCGATCTGCTGGACCAGCCAGAGGCGAGCACCCGCGACCAGATGCCGGCGCAGGCCTTGGCGCTGCTGGCGCTGGGGCCGCGTGCGGTGCTGCTCAAAGGCGGGCATCTGGCGGGGGATGATTGCCCTGACCTGCTGGCCGATGCAGGCGGCATGACATGGCTGGCAGGCATGCGCCACGGCACGCGCAACACGCATGGCACGGGCTGCACCCTGTCCTCGGCGCTGGCCACCTTTCTGGGGCGGGGCCTGCCGCTGGCACAGGCGGCGGAGCAGGCCAAAGCTTTCGTCGCCCGTGCCATCGCCGGTGCCGATGCGCTGTCCGTGGGGCTGGGACATGGCCCGACCCACCATTTTCACGCCTATTTCAAAGGATAA
- a CDS encoding DUF4149 domain-containing protein: MTLTLAILATALLFGGMVLYSFGFAAFVFSALPGPVASAALRQAFPHFYLFVIGSATLAAAFLVWHDPVGAALLALIAVTTLPARQILMPAINTATDTGAKGRFKALHGFSVAVTLAHIVLAGIVLARFA; encoded by the coding sequence ATGACCCTGACCCTTGCGATCCTTGCCACCGCGCTGCTGTTTGGCGGCATGGTGCTGTATTCCTTCGGCTTTGCGGCTTTTGTGTTTTCCGCCCTGCCCGGCCCTGTGGCAAGCGCCGCATTGCGGCAGGCATTTCCGCATTTTTATCTGTTTGTCATCGGATCAGCGACGCTGGCTGCGGCATTTCTGGTCTGGCACGATCCCGTGGGGGCCGCACTGCTGGCACTGATCGCCGTGACAACATTGCCTGCGCGACAAATCCTGATGCCTGCGATCAATACAGCCACCGACACCGGCGCAAAAGGCCGGTTCAAGGCGCTGCACGGGTTCAGCGTGGCAGTAACGCTGGCGCATATCGTGCTGGCGGGCATTGTTCTGGCGCGGTTCGCATGA
- a CDS encoding SulP family inorganic anion transporter, whose protein sequence is MISLDAYRAQWTGNIRADLLAGLVVALALIPEAIAFSIIAGVDPKVGLYASFSIAVLTAITGGRPGMISAATAATAVLMVTLVRDYGLEYLLAATVLAGLIQIGAGILRLGFVMRYVSKSVMTGFVNALAILIFMAQLPELDPSVVTWLTYVLVAAGLAIIYLFPLITKAIPSPLVTIVVLTALVMIFGWDVRTVGDMGALPDTLPVFLIPQIPLTLDTLMIILPYSIAVAIVGLLESLMTQNIVDDLTDTKSDRNQECIGQGIANTATGFIGGMAGCAMIGQSVINVKSGGRGRLSCFAAGVILLIMVVGLGDLVSQIPMPALVAIMIMVSIGTFSWSSIKSLRRHPQSSSIVMIATVVTVVYTHNLAIGVLVGVLLSGIFFAGKIAQLFKVTTTMSKDGRARTYIVEGQLFYGSVEDFMNAFDFKEALDKVVIDVSRAHIWDISSVQALDMAVLKFRRDGAEVEIIGMNAASETIVDKLAIHDKPDALDKLIAH, encoded by the coding sequence ATGATATCTCTTGATGCGTACCGCGCCCAATGGACGGGCAATATCCGCGCTGATCTCTTGGCGGGGCTGGTCGTCGCACTTGCGCTGATCCCCGAAGCCATCGCCTTTTCGATCATCGCGGGCGTCGACCCCAAGGTCGGGCTTTACGCCAGTTTCTCGATCGCAGTGCTGACCGCGATCACGGGCGGGCGGCCCGGTATGATCTCGGCGGCGACAGCGGCGACGGCGGTGCTGATGGTCACGCTGGTGCGCGATTACGGGCTGGAATATCTGTTGGCCGCGACCGTGCTGGCCGGGCTGATCCAGATCGGCGCGGGCATCCTGCGGCTGGGCTTTGTGATGCGCTATGTGTCGAAATCGGTGATGACAGGGTTCGTCAACGCGCTGGCGATTCTGATCTTCATGGCGCAATTGCCCGAGCTTGACCCAAGCGTCGTGACATGGCTGACCTATGTGCTGGTGGCCGCGGGGCTGGCGATCATTTACCTCTTCCCGCTGATCACAAAGGCGATCCCCTCGCCGTTGGTCACGATCGTGGTATTGACGGCATTGGTGATGATCTTCGGCTGGGACGTGCGCACCGTGGGCGATATGGGCGCGTTGCCCGATACGCTGCCGGTGTTCCTGATCCCGCAGATCCCGCTGACGCTGGATACGCTGATGATCATCCTGCCCTATTCCATCGCCGTGGCCATCGTCGGCCTGCTGGAAAGCTTGATGACGCAGAATATCGTCGATGACCTGACCGATACGAAATCCGACCGCAATCAGGAATGTATCGGGCAAGGTATCGCCAATACCGCAACGGGGTTTATCGGCGGCATGGCGGGCTGCGCGATGATCGGCCAATCGGTGATCAACGTCAAATCCGGCGGGCGGGGGCGGCTGTCCTGTTTCGCCGCCGGTGTGATCTTGCTGATCATGGTGGTAGGCTTGGGCGATCTGGTCAGCCAGATCCCGATGCCCGCGCTGGTGGCGATCATGATCATGGTCAGCATAGGCACCTTTTCCTGGTCCTCGATCAAATCGCTGCGCAGGCATCCGCAATCCTCCTCCATCGTGATGATCGCGACGGTGGTGACGGTGGTCTATACCCACAACCTTGCCATCGGGGTCTTGGTCGGCGTGTTGCTGTCTGGGATCTTCTTTGCCGGCAAGATCGCGCAATTGTTCAAGGTGACAACGACAATGTCCAAGGATGGGCGCGCACGGACCTATATCGTCGAGGGCCAGCTCTTCTATGGATCGGTCGAGGATTTCATGAATGCCTTCGATTTCAAGGAAGCCTTGGACAAGGTCGTGATCGATGTCAGCCGCGCGCATATCTGGGACATCAGTTCGGTGCAGGCGCTGGATATGGCGGTGCTCAAATTCCGCCGCGACGGGGCCGAGGTCGAGATCATTGGCATGAATGCCGCGTCCGAGACCATCGTTGACAAGCTGGCCATCCATGACAAGCCGGATGCCTTGGACAAGCTGATCGCGCATTAA
- the thiE gene encoding thiamine phosphate synthase: MMGPVYVVTDAQAPLPVIAQIRAAALGGASLIQLRDKTASDADLAALIANVLPMVTAQGARLIINDRVDLAIRTGVHGLHIGQGDGDPALIRARIGAAMLLGLSVEAEAHLPHISAGVDYLGVGPVRATPSKPDHAPPIGFDGLARIIGGTSLPCYAIGGLKEDDAVAVKAAGAIGMAVVSAVTRTADPQAATRALVKAWRQA, translated from the coding sequence ATGATGGGGCCGGTCTATGTGGTCACTGACGCGCAGGCACCCTTGCCGGTGATCGCCCAGATCCGCGCGGCGGCGCTGGGCGGGGCGTCCCTGATCCAGCTGCGCGACAAGACCGCCAGCGACGCTGATCTGGCGGCGCTGATCGCCAATGTCCTGCCGATGGTCACCGCACAGGGTGCGCGGCTGATCATCAACGACCGTGTCGATCTGGCGATCCGCACCGGCGTGCATGGCCTGCATATCGGGCAGGGCGACGGCGATCCGGCGCTGATCCGCGCGCGCATCGGCGCGGCTATGCTGCTGGGTCTCTCGGTCGAGGCAGAGGCGCATCTGCCGCATATCTCCGCCGGTGTCGATTACCTCGGCGTCGGGCCGGTTCGCGCCACGCCCAGCAAACCCGACCACGCCCCGCCTATCGGCTTTGACGGGCTGGCGCGGATCATCGGCGGCACATCGCTGCCCTGCTACGCCATCGGCGGGCTGAAAGAGGATGACGCCGTGGCGGTCAAGGCGGCGGGGGCCATCGGTATGGCCGTCGTCAGCGCCGTGACCCGCACCGCCGATCCGCAGGCCGCGACCCGCGCGCTGGTCAAGGCATGGAGGCAAGCATGA
- a CDS encoding DUF2805 domain-containing protein, which produces MTGAPADLSAATISEIIEMALSDHTSFAQIRALHGLSPDQVKALMRRELTPGSYRAWRKRVRQFGDRRAIYK; this is translated from the coding sequence ATGACCGGCGCACCCGCCGACCTTTCCGCCGCCACGATCAGCGAGATCATCGAAATGGCGCTGAGCGATCACACCAGTTTCGCCCAGATCCGCGCGCTGCACGGGCTGAGCCCAGATCAGGTCAAGGCGCTGATGCGGCGCGAACTGACCCCCGGCAGTTACCGTGCCTGGCGCAAACGGGTGCGTCAATTCGGCGACCGGCGGGCGATCTATAAATAA
- a CDS encoding universal stress protein yields MTATQKIVAFIDGSIYAESVCHHAAWIAARTAAAVELVHVLGPRDTSGKRDHSGAIALGARTALLQELAELDAQRSKLMSHKGRAILDDARAILDQDGVADITTRLRHGGVVEAVAELDPEARLIILGKRGEDADLAKGHLGSNLERIIRTSTRPVFVAARAFKPITRVLVAYDGGASAMKAVDHIARSPLFQGLSIHVVTVGTASPALEKGLGNAQAMLKAAGLAATTSVLPGQPETALADLVETQGFDMLVMGAYGHSRIRSLVIGSTTTAMIRACKVPVVLMR; encoded by the coding sequence ATGACAGCGACACAAAAGATCGTGGCCTTCATCGACGGGTCAATCTATGCCGAAAGCGTCTGTCACCATGCGGCTTGGATCGCGGCGCGCACGGCGGCGGCGGTGGAACTGGTCCATGTGCTGGGCCCGCGCGACACATCGGGCAAACGTGATCATTCCGGTGCGATTGCGCTGGGCGCGCGCACGGCCCTGTTGCAGGAACTGGCCGAACTGGACGCGCAACGCTCCAAACTCATGAGCCATAAGGGCCGCGCCATTCTCGATGATGCCCGCGCCATTCTGGATCAGGACGGCGTGGCCGATATCACCACCCGCCTGCGCCATGGCGGCGTGGTCGAGGCTGTGGCCGAGCTTGACCCCGAGGCCCGGCTTATCATCCTGGGCAAACGTGGCGAGGATGCCGATCTCGCCAAGGGCCATCTGGGGTCCAACCTCGAACGGATCATCCGCACCAGCACGCGGCCGGTGTTCGTGGCCGCGCGCGCCTTCAAACCGATCACGCGCGTGCTGGTCGCCTATGACGGCGGCGCTTCGGCGATGAAGGCGGTCGATCACATCGCGCGCAGCCCGCTGTTTCAGGGGCTGTCGATCCATGTCGTCACCGTGGGCACCGCATCGCCCGCGTTGGAAAAAGGGCTTGGCAATGCCCAGGCCATGTTGAAAGCCGCAGGGCTGGCGGCGACAACATCGGTGCTGCCCGGCCAGCCCGAAACAGCATTGGCCGATCTGGTGGAAACCCAGGGTTTCGACATGTTGGTGATGGGCGCATATGGGCACAGCCGCATCCGCAGCCTTGTGATCGGCTCTACCACCACGGCGATGATCCGCGCCTGCAAGGTGCCGGTCGTGCTGATGCGCTAG
- a CDS encoding cation:proton antiporter, translating into MDIILITTVIASLFLLIGVAEPLADRMRVPFTVILALLGVAIATAALFLLRTDLTNALNPMAEAILDLPIRSNVFLYVFLPTLLFQATLGMNLRRMLDDWVPILVLAVVAVVVATFTVGYALSMVSALPLAACLLVGAIVSTTDPSAVVSNFRSISAPQRLSRIIEGESLLNDAAAIALFGLFMGFVMLGVPDPDLGQALAQFPVLIFGGALAGWFAARIAVWLMALFARFELAQISVSVALPYLAYIGAEQMIGASGVIAVVAAGLTLNLTGPSRLAPQSWANLREVWGLLAHWAGALIFVLAALFIPRLLEEARPSDFALIVVVIVAAIAARVVILFGLLPLLTLLRASPPVDRPYRAAILWGGLRGAVTLALALAVTESARVPLEVKRVVGILATGFTLFTLIVQGSSLRWVIAKLGLDRLSPIDDALSRQVVAVALQTVREDVARTTENYELSRETVRSEAKRFGERLDEAVKQAEESADLLDRDRITLGLIALAGHERDTILDRVRDRTISARMAEQVLADAERLIESARQGGRSGYQRAAKRSVTYGRAFRAAVFLHNRLKLSVPLSRMTADRFEYLLSQRLILRDLDTFIDGRIRRIHGRRVADLLQELLARRIELVETALEGLRLQYPGYAEELERRFIRRTALRLEEREYAAMRDDGLIGAEVYTTLAQELVQRRAAAETRPPLDIAPQRSDLVRQLPLFADLDDATLRQLGRAFQTVYANADDILIRKDNAAKRVFFIATGAVELQVAGQTWRLGPGEMFGQMAILMQKPRRALVRAIAPSTLLVLDEDRFRRLLKRSDSLQQAVRASAEKRGIAPERLMPDLKMPDLKAAKPPSTTAD; encoded by the coding sequence ATGGACATCATTCTCATCACGACGGTGATCGCATCGCTGTTCCTGCTGATCGGCGTGGCAGAGCCGCTGGCCGACCGGATGCGCGTGCCGTTCACGGTGATCCTGGCGCTGCTGGGCGTGGCCATCGCGACCGCGGCGCTGTTCTTGCTGCGCACCGATCTGACCAATGCGCTAAACCCGATGGCCGAGGCGATCCTTGACCTGCCCATCCGGTCCAATGTGTTCCTCTATGTCTTTTTGCCGACGCTGCTGTTTCAGGCGACCTTGGGCATGAACCTGCGGCGGATGCTGGACGATTGGGTGCCGATCCTTGTGCTGGCCGTTGTCGCGGTGGTCGTGGCAACCTTTACTGTCGGCTATGCGCTCTCCATGGTCAGCGCCTTGCCGCTGGCCGCCTGCCTTTTGGTCGGGGCCATCGTGTCGACAACCGATCCATCGGCGGTGGTATCGAATTTCCGGTCGATTTCCGCGCCACAACGCCTGAGCCGGATCATCGAAGGCGAAAGCCTGCTGAACGATGCCGCGGCCATCGCCTTGTTCGGGCTGTTCATGGGCTTTGTGATGCTGGGCGTGCCCGACCCCGATCTGGGTCAGGCCTTGGCGCAATTTCCGGTCCTGATTTTCGGCGGTGCCTTGGCGGGCTGGTTCGCCGCACGGATCGCGGTCTGGCTGATGGCGCTGTTCGCGCGGTTTGAACTGGCGCAGATTTCGGTGTCGGTGGCGCTGCCTTATCTTGCCTATATCGGGGCCGAACAGATGATCGGCGCCTCGGGGGTGATCGCTGTCGTGGCGGCGGGGCTGACGCTGAACCTGACGGGGCCCAGCCGTCTGGCACCGCAATCCTGGGCCAATCTGCGCGAGGTCTGGGGGTTGCTTGCGCATTGGGCCGGGGCGCTGATCTTCGTGCTGGCCGCGCTGTTCATTCCGCGTCTGCTGGAAGAGGCCCGGCCCAGCGATTTCGCCCTGATCGTTGTCGTGATCGTGGCGGCCATCGCTGCGCGTGTGGTGATCCTGTTCGGCTTGCTGCCGCTTTTGACCCTGCTGCGGGCCTCACCACCAGTGGACCGGCCTTACCGCGCGGCGATCCTTTGGGGCGGGTTGCGCGGGGCGGTCACGCTGGCGCTGGCGCTGGCGGTCACCGAAAGCGCGCGAGTCCCGCTAGAGGTCAAGCGCGTCGTCGGTATCCTTGCGACCGGTTTCACGCTGTTCACGCTGATCGTGCAAGGGTCCAGCCTGCGCTGGGTGATTGCAAAGCTGGGCCTTGACCGGCTGTCGCCCATTGATGACGCGCTGTCGCGACAGGTGGTGGCCGTTGCCTTGCAGACCGTCCGCGAAGATGTGGCGCGCACCACCGAAAACTACGAACTCTCGCGTGAGACTGTCCGCTCCGAGGCAAAGCGTTTCGGCGAAAGGCTGGACGAGGCTGTCAAACAGGCCGAGGAAAGCGCCGATCTGCTGGACCGCGACCGGATCACGCTGGGGCTGATCGCGCTGGCCGGGCATGAACGCGACACGATCCTTGACCGCGTACGCGACCGCACGATTTCGGCGCGGATGGCCGAACAGGTGCTGGCCGATGCCGAACGGCTGATCGAAAGCGCGCGCCAGGGCGGGCGCAGCGGCTATCAGCGGGCGGCGAAACGCTCGGTCACCTATGGGCGCGCATTTCGCGCGGCGGTGTTCTTGCACAACCGGCTGAAACTCTCGGTGCCGCTGTCCCGGATGACGGCGGACAGGTTCGAATACCTGCTGTCGCAACGCTTGATCCTGCGCGATCTCGATACATTCATCGACGGGCGCATCCGTCGCATCCATGGCCGCCGCGTGGCGGATTTGTTGCAAGAATTGCTGGCCCGCCGGATCGAATTGGTGGAAACCGCGCTGGAAGGGCTACGCCTGCAATATCCGGGCTATGCCGAGGAACTGGAACGCCGCTTTATCCGGCGCACGGCGCTGCGTCTGGAAGAACGCGAATATGCCGCGATGCGCGACGACGGGCTGATCGGCGCCGAGGTCTATACCACGCTGGCGCAGGAATTGGTCCAGCGCCGGGCGGCGGCCGAAACGCGACCGCCGCTTGATATTGCGCCGCAACGGTCCGATCTGGTGCGGCAATTGCCGCTGTTCGCCGATCTTGACGATGCCACGCTGCGGCAGTTGGGGCGGGCCTTCCAGACGGTCTATGCCAATGCCGACGACATCCTGATCCGCAAGGATAATGCTGCCAAACGCGTGTTCTTTATCGCAACCGGTGCGGTCGAATTGCAGGTCGCGGGCCAGACATGGCGGCTTGGGCCGGGGGAAATGTTCGGCCAGATGGCGATCCTGATGCAAAAGCCGCGCCGCGCCCTGGTGCGCGCCATCGCGCCATCAACCTTGCTGGTGCTGGACGAAGACCGGTTCCGCCGCCTTCTCAAGCGCAGTGACAGCTTGCAACAGGCCGTGCGCGCCAGTGCCGAAAAGCGCGGGATCGCCCCGGAACGGCTGATGCCCGACCTTAAGATGCCCGACCTTAAAGCGGCCAAACCACCATCAACAACGGCAGACTGA
- the ubiG gene encoding bifunctional 2-polyprenyl-6-hydroxyphenol methylase/3-demethylubiquinol 3-O-methyltransferase UbiG, translated as MRNDLTIYDTYADKWWSDDIRWVRTLKNLVPGRLKHFDRLIDWQGKQVLDLGCAGGFMAEALARRGAQVTGIDPAAEAIAAARQHATAEGLDIAYDVGLGEALPYDPAGFDAVVCVDVLEHVTDLQKVMHEVARVLRPGGLFLFDTINRNPLARLATITMAEDILRLLPRGTHDPALFIKPAELRKAMETAGLVPARFTGLGPRGVNRRLDLTFGPLPLTAILYMGHASKPETT; from the coding sequence ATGCGCAATGACCTGACGATCTATGACACCTATGCCGACAAATGGTGGTCCGATGATATCCGCTGGGTCAGGACGCTGAAAAACCTTGTGCCGGGCCGGTTGAAGCATTTCGACAGGCTGATCGACTGGCAGGGCAAGCAAGTGCTGGATCTGGGCTGTGCGGGCGGGTTCATGGCCGAGGCTTTGGCGCGGCGCGGTGCGCAGGTCACCGGCATCGACCCCGCCGCCGAGGCCATCGCCGCCGCGCGCCAGCATGCGACAGCTGAGGGCTTGGACATTGCCTATGATGTCGGCCTGGGCGAGGCGCTGCCCTATGATCCTGCCGGTTTCGATGCGGTGGTCTGCGTCGATGTGCTGGAACATGTGACCGATCTGCAAAAGGTGATGCATGAGGTCGCGCGCGTGCTGCGCCCCGGCGGGCTGTTCCTGTTCGACACGATCAACCGCAACCCGCTGGCGCGGCTGGCCACGATCACCATGGCCGAGGATATCCTGCGCCTGCTGCCGCGCGGCACGCATGACCCCGCCCTGTTCATCAAACCCGCCGAACTGCGCAAGGCGATGGAGACGGCAGGGCTGGTGCCTGCGCGGTTTACCGGGCTTGGGCCGCGCGGGGTGAACCGGCGGCTTGACCTGACCTTTGGGCCCTTGCCGCTGACGGCGATCCTTTACATGGGCCATGCCAGCAAACCGGAGACAACATGA